TCCAAGTCCAATTTTGTTATTAATCTATATATAAGCAATACCTTATGCATATTCACTTTGTATCTTACACCTTCTAAACCTTTGGGTTATTCAGATAAATAATAATTGTATTATAGTGAAGTTTTAAGTTTAGAAATCCTCTCACCTTCTaatccaattaatttttaatatctacCACATGTTGGTTCCTATTGGGGCAAGTTATGTTCTAAATGGAAGGGCATGTAAATTGGAGGATTGATATCAAAGATGTTCTGATGTTACGACATAGCACTATTTTGTAAGTGTTCAAAGAGGAAGATAATTGCCAAGAGGAGAAAGTCAGGAGACTTGGAGTCCTGCCATTTGTAGCTGTGGCTAGTATTTTGCCTTGTTAGGcattatggaagaggatcatcACCTTTAGGAAAGGGAGGAATAAAAGGGGAAACTCATGGTTCACAGATGTTGTCTTTGTACCTATGCAACAGAATTAGTCGCAAACCTTATATTGCATTCTGCTGAATGAGACAATTAGAGGTTTGGTTTATGGGAATTTCTTGGGCAAATGTGGAGTGCAAGAGATTGAGTTTGCACTTGGACTGTAATTATTGATAGCAATAAATAAAACCATGGATTTGTACATCATCTATTATCCTCTGTGGAGGGAGTGGTGGAACTGTGGAACGAGAACCTATTGGAGAATAATTAGTCCCCATATTGATAGTTCGGAATGGTATTTGCTGAAAGAATATTTTGATGTtcaataagaaaaattaattgttttagTTTGCATGGAAGAAATAATTTTACGGCTTCTAAAGTGTCCCTTGGTTTTTCTCCTCCAATATGTACAAACTTAACCTTTATCTTTTAAAAACAAGGCAGCTTAATGCTTATTAGTCATAACCAATTCTTCTCAGTTTAAAATGTAGTGAGCAGACAAGTGCTATGACCAATGAATTGAAGCCATAATATCCATAGTCCGATTATATTGCTTTAGCAGGAAGCTACAGTTGACTACAGCCGCTTTATAAGACCATAAGGGGATGCAGAATTGTGTATCATACCAAAATTGTGAAGATTTTTCGTGGACCATATGCAATACTTACGGTTTTAGAAAGCCTTACATCTTTCTCTGTTCCTGCTTTTTCCAGATTGGATTGCAAGGAGAAAAGCTAGGTATATACAAGGCTGATGCTGTAGATAAAGTACATTGGGTTGCATCCTCAAAACCGCCAAAGTATCAGCCATTAACATGGTATAAGGTAAGCTTTTGGCGAAGAAAACTATCCAAATTGTTTCCTTCCAGGTAATGAACTTATCAAATTTCAATCAATAGCATCTTCAGTGTTTAATGTTGGAGTTCCTTAGGTTGCTGTGGACCCACCAGCAGGAGATGAACCCATTGGACTGGACATGCTTCATATGGGGAAAGGTCTAGCTTGGTTGAATGGAGAAGAAATTGGAAGATATTGGCCCAGGAAAAGTTCTATACATGAAAAATGTGTTCAAGAATGCGACTACAGAGGCAAATTTATGCCAGACAAATGCAGAACTGGATGTGGACAACCGACACAAAGATGGTAAACTAAAAATGAACATTTTAGTGTAAAAGTAGAAGTAGAAATTCACATTCCTCACCTTTTATAGGCAAGCAAATTAGATGTCAGCAGGGCATCCACGATCAACCACCAGAATTACTAGTGAAATTTTCATTGAGACTACAATAACTGAAGAAGCTATATTAACTATTTAGCTGTTCATGAAATATTGACTATTCCTTTCTAGTTTCTagaatttgataaattttcttATCTGAATAACGTTCTAAAACATCATATTAtacaattcaattattttttacccATAGCCATTTTATTCAGCGTCAAACCATATTTGAAGTCAAATTTGAATTTCCATACACATTGTATACTTTTGTAATTATGCTCCCCACTTTAAGGGATGGGATCTCAAGCGCTATAACATTGTGGAGCTTTTAGTGTTGCTTGACTGTAGTTCCATAACTTCTTTCCAAACATCTTTCttcatgatattttatttgttgGTGGGACCCATTCTTTTTATAGAAGAAAATAGGAATTATTGGAAGCAAACTGTCGATATAATTCTTGTATGGACCAGGTACCATGTACCACGGTCTTGGTTCAAGCCATCTGGAAATATTCTGGTGATCTTTGAGGAGAAAGGTGGAGATCCAACAAAAATTACATTCTCGAGACGGAAAATCTCCAGTGTTTGTGCTCTTGTTTCTGAGGATTATCCGGTGGCCAACCTTGAATCATTTCAGAAATCTGGAAATGGAAATTCCAGTTCCAAGGCCTCTGTCCATCTCAAGTGCCCCAAAACTAGTAGCATATCTATTGTAAAATTTGCTAGTTTTGGATCTCCTACTGGAGCATGTGGATCCTACAGCCAAGGAGAATGCCATGATCCCACATCCCTTCCCGTGGTGGAAAAggtaaatttcttattttttaatgtctAAGTAGTTATTTTCTGAAACAATCTTCAGTGGAGAAGTTTACGTATTATAAAAGGAGCAAGATACACAATACACACAAGTTAAAAAACATGTAGTTCCATGCACGCCTTCTAGCACAATTTTTGATACTGTAGGAATCTCCAGTCCTTTTGTGCAGGTTTTTGGCAGGTGAGCAAAAATCAGTTATAACCAAAACATTGAACTGATTTAATTCGGTCATGGACCCCATTAGTGTGGTTCAGTTATTATTTTCCAAAAAATTTGTTTTTTCAGTTTTGAAAACTCGAAAAAGCTATACCAACTGATTTTTTAACACATTTTTGTTTATAGAATATAGTATGTAGTTTATGAAATTTATGTaggttaaaagaataaaaatatagaaattaaaaagaaaaaaggtccAACCCAATAAAACAAACCGAATTGAACTAAAATTTTTGGTTCAATTTAACCCCTACTGTTCGGCTTGGTTAATATTATTTCTTAATTCAGTTTGTTATTTCAGTTTTGTTTGAGACCAACTGATCATTTGCGCGCCGCTAGTTTCCAGCATGTCGTaccttgaaggaaaagtttcaagcaaataaaattgttaatcTTAGTGTCATTGTGATTCTTTCTTTCCCTCCACCTCCCAAATTTTGCCGCATTTATTTGAGCATATACCATGGACTTTCTTTCTCTGTTTTCCAATATGCAGTTATATTGTCCTGAACTGTTTTGAATATTTCAGGTCTGCCTAAATAAAAATGAGTGTACTGTAGAAGTAACAGAAGAGAACTTCACCAAGGGATTGTGCCCTGGCACCACTAAAAAACTTGCAGTGGAAGCAGTTTGCACCTGAAACTTATCAATTACAGTGTCAATGACAAGAGGTTTCAACCGCGCAGCTCTTAATATCTCATTCTCGAGTAGTATGTAAGGGAAGCAAGATAGGGGGAGAGAGAGAATCATTTGCCCTGCAAAgctttttgttttccttttttcttccttGAAAATCTATTTGTTTTATGTTGCAGAAAACGCTGCTGGTATGGCTTCTTGATTGAGGTACTCTAAATGGAAATAGCAATCAAGGCAACCATGCgaatttaagtgttttattttttatttttatttttttaggccAAAAACATAATTTTTCAGTTatcttgactttttttttttaattaatttttgacccttacctttataaaaatatactgaattttataaaataaaccaATTCAACCTTTAACCCTAAAAATTTAGAATGCGTGTAAATTAGAATACAGGTGTTAATAATTATACTTCTACTAACATATCAATTGACTATGTAAAAtcacatatttattattatttttttttatcagactTCAATATTGAATAAGAAAAGGACCAAAAGTTATTAGAATCGTAAGACTTTATTTGTCTCAAACCTAAATGTTGCATGAGATATTAGAAAAAGCTTTAATATAACTTTTTTAACTCCCAATCACCCTTCCAAATTGTGTTTTCTCAACTACTTaagtaataacaataataaaaaaaaaagagttttaaattatgaatatatGTTTTTAGTCCTCAACTAATTTGCAGTTCAAGGCCTTCTATCAATTGGGTGTTGATGTTGATTATTTGAATTGTTCCTTTGACAATGGTGTTAAATTTcttcttaattttctttttaaagatgGAAATTTATTGCTAAACAAATAACAAAGGATgaagttatttttatttgataacaAAATATAAGTAAtgcaataaataataagaatactttttttatatatttttaaaaatttttttaagtggAGCAGGTTAATAATCATAACTTTTAGGAATTTATGTCCATTGTTTTCCTATTTCTAATACTTAAAACTTCCATTAAATgtctatttataaatttgatataaaataagtaaatatttaaaaagaaaggtGTGATTTAGTTATGGGTAGCTAAAATCGCCGGCTGGATAGCAGCCATGTACAATTTGTCTCTGTAAGCCATATAAATAGAACAGTGGGGAGTAAGCGCCCATCAGTCTTCAGTCTTCTTCGTCCTCAAATTCAAAGGGAAGCGGAGGCAATAGAACTCGAAAACATCACCCAAACACAGAGCAGTGTGTTTGAACTGAAGTATAAACAATATCAAAACCAAAATGGCTCTCTCCATCTCCATTTTTCAGCCCCAAAAAGTCTCCGTCAAATTTCACCATAAAAAACACTCGTTTCTTTCGTGTCCTTCTTCAATCTCAGTACCAAAACCTAGCACCAGCTTACCAATTTTCCCCATTTGCCAATCCACCAGGTCCCAGACTGGACCAGTCAAGAAAggctcctcctcctcttcgtCCGCCTCTGCcaaccagaagaagaggaagaaaagaagCAAAACTGGAGGCAGCGATAACTTGAGGGATGTCGAAATCGTTAAAGGTGAGGTGGATAATGATAATGATGAGGATTCTTACACATACTCAAATTCTAGTTCAAATTCGAGGTCCTTGTCCTACCTTCCAAACACGCCGCTGCCAAAGCCGCCCGCGGGATTCGTGGTGGATGAAAGTGGGAGGGTTCTCATGGCTTCTGACAAGCGGATTGTCACCATCGTGAGTGATTCCTTTTCCTAGATTTTGTCTTTGCATAATTGCATTTACTTATCCACCATTTGCTTTTACTTCAGTTTCGCGTGTTTTCCTTTCTAGTTTCCAATTGTCAAGAAAGAAAGATTAATGCtcctttttctatttaattatattcCTGCGTAGCTGGGGCTGCAGAACTATACTAGTGAGGTTTGCTTTTCCCTTTTAAGTGTACAAATGGTTACATTTATATATTTGAATATCTTCCTAACTTCTTCTGTGTTGTAATTTTTTGGACGCTATATGGCACTTTCGTAGTTTGCAATGAAAATTTGACTAGCAAAAGACTACCTAGAATTATCCATATGTCGTGTTTGGCAGCTCAGAAACAAAGGGAAAATGCAGGAAAGTGGCCAAAAAGAAAAGAGCAAGAAAAGAGGGAAGGAGAGAAAAATGAAACCAAGAGAGCATCACATTGCTTATTATTCTATCTTTTATGGAGAAAAAAGTACAGTTAGTGTAGTGTTATTTTATAGCATGTTCTTTCATTTTATGTATTgaaaattataatgaaaaattGACAGGTTGATTCTTCCAATAATCATCCATTAGAATGCATCATAAGGAGAGTATTTAGAAGTTCACAAGGGGATGAGTGCATGCTGCTATGCCCAGTAGACACGtaagtaattataaaatatatgaatatcaaattgaatttattttattcttccAATATCTGATATTCATTGCTACAGGCCTGTGCAGATATTAAAGAGCAAGAATATTGATGGCTGGTCAGCTGTATGTTTAATCTGACCCTTAACTGTCCATCAGACAACTTCTCTTGATTTTTATATGTAGACATTTT
This genomic interval from Manihot esculenta cultivar AM560-2 chromosome 12, M.esculenta_v8, whole genome shotgun sequence contains the following:
- the LOC110628189 gene encoding uncharacterized protein LOC110628189 isoform X3; the encoded protein is MALSISIFQPQKVSVKFHHKKHSFLSCPSSISVPKPSTSLPIFPICQSTRSQTGPVKKGSSSSSSASANQKKRKKRSKTGGSDNLRDVEIVKGEVDNDNDEDSYTYSNSSSNSRSLSYLPNTPLPKPPAGFVVDESGRVLMASDKRIVTILGLQNYTSEVDSSNNHPLECIIRRVFRSSQGDECMLLCPVDTPVQILKSKNIDGWSAVSDEEVEAILPAAAYALAKIHMHLVHSGFCYTARGGFCYSEDDIFDFRTDDGQDVDGLPTEGVEIACFHLDQDGQLQIADDDLLEDPAIISAIDEETEFNALVEEEAALLESLMGER
- the LOC110628189 gene encoding uncharacterized protein LOC110628189 isoform X1, with translation MALSISIFQPQKVSVKFHHKKHSFLSCPSSISVPKPSTSLPIFPICQSTRSQTGPVKKGSSSSSSASANQKKRKKRSKTGGSDNLRDVEIVKGEVDNDNDEDSYTYSNSSSNSRSLSYLPNTPLPKPPAGFVVDESGRVLMASDKRIVTILGLQNYTSEVDSSNNHPLECIIRRVFRSSQGDECMLLCPVDTPVQILKSKNIDGWSAVSDEEVEAILPAAAYALAKIHMHLVHSGFCYTARGGFCYSEDDIFDFRTDDGQDVDGLPTEGVEIACFHLDGSHYMIYTPSDPLLFVAVKDQDGQLQIADDDLLEDPAIISAIDEETEFNALVEEEAALLESLMGER
- the LOC110628189 gene encoding uncharacterized protein LOC110628189 isoform X2; its protein translation is MALSISIFQPQKVSVKFHHKKHSFLSCPSSISVPKPSTSLPIFPICQSTRSQTGPVKKGSSSSSSASANQKKRKKRSKTGGSDNLRDVEIVKGEVDNDNDEDSYTYSNSSSNSRSLSYLPNTPLPKPPAGFVVDESGRVLMASDKRIVTIVDSSNNHPLECIIRRVFRSSQGDECMLLCPVDTPVQILKSKNIDGWSAVSDEEVEAILPAAAYALAKIHMHLVHSGFCYTARGGFCYSEDDIFDFRTDDGQDVDGLPTEGVEIACFHLDGSHYMIYTPSDPLLFVAVKDQDGQLQIADDDLLEDPAIISAIDEETEFNALVEEEAALLESLMGER